The proteins below come from a single Lineus longissimus chromosome 5, tnLinLong1.2, whole genome shotgun sequence genomic window:
- the LOC135488680 gene encoding uncharacterized protein LOC135488680 isoform X11, translating into MDEPNSQLMEMESEMDENKSGTVFEGQGECEEDFSDYGNPDMEGDEEEGGEFDEEENGEDHEENPKLPTFGEGHLEFDKVAESNFGGETENPEGGFSQSEIKQELSDYDDENAEFEAEHLESIDENPMLDNAGSEGEHSEFEGKDSDVPVENPDLEHEHLGIQGEHSDIDGENPDADGENLDLEGEHSDFVGRQFKVAGRDDHEMEGSDFEEGEHPELEDEDEEGEYEEGVYPGMDDEDSRLEGDENLSGKEEEEDSSKVDKTSPLYIDRQRSANILKQIAEFESEAVNKTAESDETAAIGTSGYDIDNSNMAQISPKREPQADTVVEETNASSPSVDAFSIRKSLDLTRSLSTVEWSSSASPSKRDLASSPPGLGRDDDPRPTKRLKMQTMRTELDLKGSMMTRTWTELTNLLNDYQAELYQREDTLTSFENCDEKAVLEEMSALKDDLGSKDRVLSKCQEELRTKTERLKTVEAELIMKTDELTKVKQELTTRNAQVKKFEFDVRYLKNEHVVKDNLLKKVQDQMVRETREMAAQIQGLRESMEMEKRLAQSYKDMAERERKKRENVENRCRLLMSQSGGKVQPSIPMSASDDGDVIVIEDDEPKRANIRADIRHSRPAGSGISSFRQASPSSSLASLGHLSAATGVRRQSPVSSAHGSSIGGAQTSFMSSDSLASKTLSSSSMLHDSTRSFASDHKTTAPVISNVESLQGHSLSSPTRFEDSIMNPLRSTPERQDSFGEGSSMEMSQGLPQPCGVPDLPGSERSIGHMCEVCHQPFQSPSHLRSHMRRHTDERPFSCEVCHRGFKHLHHLKRHALVHSLEQNM; encoded by the exons ATGGATGAACCGAATTCACAGCTAATGGAAATGGAATCCGAAATGGATGAAAACAAGTCTGGTACTGTGTTCGAAGGGCAAGGCGAGTGTGAAGAGGACTTCTCCGATTACGGAAATCCCGACATGGAGGGGGATGAGGAGGAGGGGGGTGAATTTGATGAAGAGGAAAATGGAGAAGACCATGAGGAAAATCCAAAGTTACCAACCTTTGGAGAAGGACATCTGGAGTTCGACAAAGTCGCCGAGTCTAATTTTGGTGGGGAAACTGAAAATCCAGAAGGTGGATTCAGTCAGTCCGAAATCAAGCAAGAGCTTTCAGACTATGATGATGAGAACGCAGAGTTTGAGGCTGAGCACCTGGAATCGATTGATGAAAATCCGATGTTAGACAATGCAGGCTCGGAGGGTGAGCATTCAGAATTTGAAGGCAAAGATTCAGATGTTCCGGTTGAAAACCCAGACCTTGAGCATGAGCACCTTGGCATTCAGGGTGAGCACTCAGACATTGATGGTGAAAATCCAGATGCTGACGGTGAAAATCTTGACTTGGAAGGTGAACATTCAGACTTTGTTGGTCGACAATTTAAAGTTGCTGGTCGCGACGATCATGAGATGGAAGGGTCAGACTTCGAAGAGGGTGAGCATCCTGAGCTGGAAGATGAAGACGAAGAGGGTGAATATGAGGAAGGGGTATATCCAGGGATGGACGATGAGGACTCGAGACTAGAAGGGGACGAAAATCTTTCTggaaaggaggaggaggaggattcATCAAAAGTAGACAAGACTTCTCCGCTATACATTGACAGGCAACGATCGGCAAATATTCTGAAACAGATTGCAGAATTTGAGTCCGAAGCTGTGAATAAAACTGCTGAAAGTGATGAGACAGCTGCGATAGGAACTTCTGGTTATGACATTGATAATTCCAATATGGCGCAAATTTCTCCGAAGCGTGAACCTCAAGCGGACACTGTTGTGGAGGAAACAAATGCTTCTAGTCCGAGTGTTGATGCATTTTCAATTAGGAAATCCTTAGACTTGACTCGGTCGCTGAGTACCGTAGAATGGTCGTCAAGTGCCAGTCCTTCCAAACGAGATTTAGCTAGCTCCCCTCCAGGCCTTGGTCGTGATGACGACCCTAGGCCGACTAAGCGTTTAAAAATGCAGACTATGAGAACTGAATTAGACTTGAAAGGTTCCATGATGACAAGGACTTGGACTGAATTGACTAATCTTCTAAACGACTATCAGGCTGAGTTATATCAGCGTGAGGACACGCTGACGTCGTTTGAAAATTGTGACGAGAAGGCAGTTCTGGAAGAAATGTCAGCGTTGAAGGATGACCTTGGATCCAAAGATAGAGTATTGTCAAAGTGTCAGGAGGAATTGCGCACAAAAACTGAAAGACTAAAAACTGTGGAAGCTGAGTTGATAATGAAAACCGACGAATTGACAAAAGTTAAACAAGAGTTAACGACACGAAATGCTCAGGTTAAAAAGTTTGAATTCGATGTGCGATATTTGAAAAATGAGCATGTGGTGAAGGACAATTTGTTAAAGAAGGTTCAGGATCAGATGGTGCGCGAAACTCGTGAGATGGCAGCGCAGATTCAAGGTCTGCGGGAATCAATGGAGATGGAGAAGCGACTTGCGCAGTCGTATAAAGACATGGCGGAACGGGAGAGGAAAAAACGTGAGAATGTGGAGAACAGGTGTCGTCTGCTGATGTCCCAGTCTGGAGGGAAGGTGCAGCCCAGCATACCAATG AGTGCATCCGATGATGGCGACGTGATAGTCATCGAGGACGATGAACCCAAACGGGCAAATATCCGGGCCGACATCCGACATTCTAGACCAGCCGGGTCAGGCATCTCATCTTTCCGCCAAGCCTCTCCATCTTCCAGTCTTGCGAGTTTAGGACATTTAAGCGCTGCAACTGGTGTGCGGCGGCAGTCACCTGTTTCTAGTGCTCATGGTTCAAGTATAGGTGGCGCTCAAACTTCATTCATGTCAAGTGACAGTCTCGCTTCAAAAACTCTTAGTTCCTCGTCTATGTTACATGACAGTACACGTTCATTTGCCAGTGATCATAAAACTACAGCGCCTGTGATTTCTAACGTGGAATCGCTCCAAGGACATTCTCTTAGTAGTCCGACGAGGTTTGAAGACTCGATAATGAATCCATTACGCAGTACGCCAGAACGGCAAGATAGTTTTGGCGAAGGTTCAAGTATGGAAATGTCACAG
- the LOC135488680 gene encoding uncharacterized protein LOC135488680 isoform X2, with amino-acid sequence MDEPNSQLMEMESEMDENKSGTVFEGQGECEEDFSDYGNPDMEGDEEEGGEFDEEENGEDHEENPKLPTFGEGHLEFDKVAESNFGGETENPEGGFSQSEIKQELSDYDDENAEFEAEHLESIDENPMLDNAGSEGEHSEFEGKDSDVPVENPDLEHEHLGIQGEHSDIDGENPDADGENLDLEGEHSDFVGRQFKVAGRDDHEMEGSDFEEGEHPELEDEDEEGEYEEGVYPGMDDEDSRLEGDENLSGKEEEEDSSKVDKTSPLYIDRQRSANILKQIAEFESEAVNKTAESDETAAIGTSGYDIDNSNMAQISPKREPQADTVVEETNASSPSVDAFSIRKSLDLTRSLSTVEWSSSASPSKRDLASSPPGLGRDDDPRPTKRLKMQTMRTELDLKGSMMTRTWTELTNLLNDYQAELYQREDTLTSFENCDEKAVLEEMSALKDDLGSKDRVLSKCQEELRTKTERLKTVEAELIMKTDELTKVKQELTTRNAQVKKFEFDVRYLKNEHVVKDNLLKKVQDQMVRETREMAAQIQGLRESMEMEKRLAQSYKDMAERERKKRENVENRCRLLMSQSGGKVQPSIPMSASDDGDVIVIEDDEPKRANIRADIRHSRPAGSGISSFRQASPSSSLASLGHLSAATGVRRQSPVSSAHGSSIGGAQTSFMSSDSLASKTLSSSSMLHDSTRSFASDHKTTAPVISNVESLQGHSLSSPTRFEDSIMNPLRSTPERQDSFGEGSSMEMSQVAAPDRNENGANVCPICQQMLPDPSELTRHIVNSHTQVHDSGKQFECVYCKKRFSTPDYLHVHIRIHTGEQRYTCRLGCGRKFHFNSARHRHEKMKACQLGLRAMSQSSGFRYQPDSSQNC; translated from the exons ATGGATGAACCGAATTCACAGCTAATGGAAATGGAATCCGAAATGGATGAAAACAAGTCTGGTACTGTGTTCGAAGGGCAAGGCGAGTGTGAAGAGGACTTCTCCGATTACGGAAATCCCGACATGGAGGGGGATGAGGAGGAGGGGGGTGAATTTGATGAAGAGGAAAATGGAGAAGACCATGAGGAAAATCCAAAGTTACCAACCTTTGGAGAAGGACATCTGGAGTTCGACAAAGTCGCCGAGTCTAATTTTGGTGGGGAAACTGAAAATCCAGAAGGTGGATTCAGTCAGTCCGAAATCAAGCAAGAGCTTTCAGACTATGATGATGAGAACGCAGAGTTTGAGGCTGAGCACCTGGAATCGATTGATGAAAATCCGATGTTAGACAATGCAGGCTCGGAGGGTGAGCATTCAGAATTTGAAGGCAAAGATTCAGATGTTCCGGTTGAAAACCCAGACCTTGAGCATGAGCACCTTGGCATTCAGGGTGAGCACTCAGACATTGATGGTGAAAATCCAGATGCTGACGGTGAAAATCTTGACTTGGAAGGTGAACATTCAGACTTTGTTGGTCGACAATTTAAAGTTGCTGGTCGCGACGATCATGAGATGGAAGGGTCAGACTTCGAAGAGGGTGAGCATCCTGAGCTGGAAGATGAAGACGAAGAGGGTGAATATGAGGAAGGGGTATATCCAGGGATGGACGATGAGGACTCGAGACTAGAAGGGGACGAAAATCTTTCTggaaaggaggaggaggaggattcATCAAAAGTAGACAAGACTTCTCCGCTATACATTGACAGGCAACGATCGGCAAATATTCTGAAACAGATTGCAGAATTTGAGTCCGAAGCTGTGAATAAAACTGCTGAAAGTGATGAGACAGCTGCGATAGGAACTTCTGGTTATGACATTGATAATTCCAATATGGCGCAAATTTCTCCGAAGCGTGAACCTCAAGCGGACACTGTTGTGGAGGAAACAAATGCTTCTAGTCCGAGTGTTGATGCATTTTCAATTAGGAAATCCTTAGACTTGACTCGGTCGCTGAGTACCGTAGAATGGTCGTCAAGTGCCAGTCCTTCCAAACGAGATTTAGCTAGCTCCCCTCCAGGCCTTGGTCGTGATGACGACCCTAGGCCGACTAAGCGTTTAAAAATGCAGACTATGAGAACTGAATTAGACTTGAAAGGTTCCATGATGACAAGGACTTGGACTGAATTGACTAATCTTCTAAACGACTATCAGGCTGAGTTATATCAGCGTGAGGACACGCTGACGTCGTTTGAAAATTGTGACGAGAAGGCAGTTCTGGAAGAAATGTCAGCGTTGAAGGATGACCTTGGATCCAAAGATAGAGTATTGTCAAAGTGTCAGGAGGAATTGCGCACAAAAACTGAAAGACTAAAAACTGTGGAAGCTGAGTTGATAATGAAAACCGACGAATTGACAAAAGTTAAACAAGAGTTAACGACACGAAATGCTCAGGTTAAAAAGTTTGAATTCGATGTGCGATATTTGAAAAATGAGCATGTGGTGAAGGACAATTTGTTAAAGAAGGTTCAGGATCAGATGGTGCGCGAAACTCGTGAGATGGCAGCGCAGATTCAAGGTCTGCGGGAATCAATGGAGATGGAGAAGCGACTTGCGCAGTCGTATAAAGACATGGCGGAACGGGAGAGGAAAAAACGTGAGAATGTGGAGAACAGGTGTCGTCTGCTGATGTCCCAGTCTGGAGGGAAGGTGCAGCCCAGCATACCAATG AGTGCATCCGATGATGGCGACGTGATAGTCATCGAGGACGATGAACCCAAACGGGCAAATATCCGGGCCGACATCCGACATTCTAGACCAGCCGGGTCAGGCATCTCATCTTTCCGCCAAGCCTCTCCATCTTCCAGTCTTGCGAGTTTAGGACATTTAAGCGCTGCAACTGGTGTGCGGCGGCAGTCACCTGTTTCTAGTGCTCATGGTTCAAGTATAGGTGGCGCTCAAACTTCATTCATGTCAAGTGACAGTCTCGCTTCAAAAACTCTTAGTTCCTCGTCTATGTTACATGACAGTACACGTTCATTTGCCAGTGATCATAAAACTACAGCGCCTGTGATTTCTAACGTGGAATCGCTCCAAGGACATTCTCTTAGTAGTCCGACGAGGTTTGAAGACTCGATAATGAATCCATTACGCAGTACGCCAGAACGGCAAGATAGTTTTGGCGAAGGTTCAAGTATGGAAATGTCACAG gtggcagcacctgacagAAACGAGAACGGGGCAAACGTTTGTCCCATTTGCCAACAAATGCTCCCTGACCCATCGGAGCTCACACGTCATATTGTAAACTCCCATACCCAAGTTCATGACTCTGGCAAACAGTTTGAGTGTGTTTACTGTAAGAAGCGGTTCTCCACGCCGGATTATCTCCACGTGCATATCCGTATTCATACCGGAGAACAGCGCTATACGTGCCGACTTGGATGCGGCAGGAAGTTCCATTTTAATTCAGCGCGCCACCGGCACGAGAAAATGAAGGCTTGTCAGTTGGGTTTGCGAGCAATGTCCCAGTCCAGTGGATTCAGATATCAACCAGATAGCAGTCAGAATTGTTAG